One genomic segment of Desulfomicrobium sp. ZS1 includes these proteins:
- a CDS encoding cation diffusion facilitator family transporter has product MHNHSCSCGHDHHHEADHGERGTRFVFWLTVVTTAAEIFSGWIFGSMALLADGWHMASHAGAMAVAWFAYVWARKNADNPDLVFGAGKVNALAGFASAVGLILVALYMTGESFTRLLSPVPISFGPATLVAVLGLIINLISAWWLRDEDHAHSHDHNLKAAYMHVLADALTSILAIFALLGGKYYGLNWLDPVMGIVGALVIGRWALGLLRETAWVLLDHRADKELHADILRRIEEGGEIRVRDLYVWNVGPRRLAAHVTVEDRTPRPPEYYKDLVAEIAHLEHVTVEVHSCPCPAESADQECPGADHA; this is encoded by the coding sequence ATGCACAACCATTCCTGTTCCTGCGGCCATGACCATCACCACGAAGCTGATCACGGCGAGCGCGGGACCCGTTTTGTCTTCTGGCTGACCGTGGTCACCACGGCCGCAGAAATTTTTTCCGGCTGGATTTTCGGCTCCATGGCGCTCCTGGCCGATGGCTGGCACATGGCCAGCCATGCCGGTGCCATGGCCGTGGCCTGGTTCGCCTATGTCTGGGCCCGCAAGAACGCCGACAACCCCGACTTGGTCTTTGGCGCGGGCAAGGTCAATGCCTTAGCCGGATTCGCCTCGGCGGTGGGGCTTATTCTCGTGGCCCTCTATATGACGGGGGAATCTTTCACGCGGCTGCTCTCCCCCGTGCCCATCTCCTTTGGCCCGGCAACCCTGGTGGCGGTGCTGGGCCTGATCATCAACCTCATCAGCGCATGGTGGCTGCGCGATGAGGACCATGCACACAGCCATGATCATAACCTGAAGGCCGCCTACATGCATGTCCTGGCCGACGCCCTGACATCGATCCTGGCCATCTTCGCTCTTTTGGGCGGAAAATACTACGGCCTGAACTGGCTCGATCCGGTCATGGGTATTGTCGGAGCCCTGGTCATCGGACGCTGGGCGCTCGGCCTGCTGCGCGAGACCGCCTGGGTCCTCCTCGACCATCGCGCGGACAAGGAGCTGCATGCAGACATCCTGCGCCGCATCGAAGAGGGCGGCGAAATCCGGGTCCGCGACCTCTACGTCTGGAACGTGGGACCTCGCCGTCTGGCAGCGCACGTCACGGTCGAAGACAGGACCCCCCGCCCCCCCGAATACTACAAGGATCTTGTAGCCGAAATTGCGCATCTGGAGCACGTCACCGTGGAGGTCCACTCCTGCCCTTGTCCGGCGGAAAGCGCGGATCAAGAATGCCCTGGGGCCGACCATGCATGA
- a CDS encoding CDP-alcohol phosphatidyltransferase family protein: MLDTHARRLVQPIFDAMAQAFARRGIGPLAVTLSAALLGGLAAGALALDWTILFLVLLWFSGLLDAVDGTLARQSGLASMAGAMLDIVCDRAVEALVIVVFGLRFPEAQLELLVLCAAIILSLTVFLTAAAALPSSAGKSFHYQAGLAERSEGFLFFSLMALWPAGVGGVALVFALVVFFTAGQRLRAALGFFRD, from the coding sequence ATGCTTGATACTCATGCCAGACGGCTTGTTCAGCCGATCTTTGACGCAATGGCGCAGGCCTTTGCCCGCAGGGGGATCGGTCCGCTCGCGGTAACGCTGTCGGCCGCGCTGCTGGGCGGACTGGCTGCCGGTGCCTTGGCTTTGGACTGGACAATCCTGTTTCTGGTCTTGTTGTGGTTTTCGGGGCTGCTGGATGCGGTGGACGGAACCCTGGCCCGGCAGAGCGGATTGGCGAGCATGGCCGGGGCCATGCTGGACATTGTCTGCGATCGGGCTGTGGAGGCGCTGGTCATCGTGGTCTTCGGGCTGCGTTTTCCGGAGGCCCAGCTTGAACTTCTGGTGCTCTGCGCGGCCATCATCCTGTCCCTGACGGTTTTTCTGACGGCGGCAGCGGCCCTGCCCTCGTCCGCCGGCAAGAGTTTTCACTATCAGGCAGGGCTGGCCGAGCGCAGTGAGGGTTTCCTGTTTTTTTCGCTCATGGCCTTGTGGCCGGCAGGAGTCGGGGGAGTGGCGCTGGTCTTTGCTTTGGTCGTATTTTTTACGGCAGGCCAGCGATTGCGGGCGGCGCTTGGATTTTTCAGGGATTGA
- a CDS encoding phosphoribosylanthranilate isomerase: protein MIIDGLVQVAGVRNLDEGRMLLDCGVDLLGFPLRLPVHAPDISESEAQAIIENLGAHRCVLITYEQDPDRLVDLCRFLNVNTVQIHADVSVDVLARIKSRLPLRIFKSYVVGREPMGPAQFAQVYSPVCDAFITDTFDPSTGASGATGQVHDWSVSAELIQRSSRPVILAGGLNPANVRAAIKTVRPAAVDVHTGVEAPDGSKVSELVRAFVREARAGFVEAAGS from the coding sequence ATGATTATTGATGGTTTGGTGCAGGTGGCGGGGGTTCGCAACCTGGACGAAGGGCGCATGCTGCTGGATTGCGGCGTGGATCTGCTCGGATTTCCTCTGCGCCTGCCGGTGCATGCGCCGGATATCTCGGAGAGCGAGGCCCAGGCCATCATCGAAAATCTGGGGGCGCACCGTTGCGTGCTCATCACATATGAGCAGGACCCGGATCGCCTGGTGGACTTGTGCCGATTTTTAAATGTGAACACGGTCCAGATTCATGCCGACGTCTCGGTGGATGTCCTGGCCCGAATCAAGAGCCGTCTGCCTTTGCGCATCTTCAAGAGCTATGTCGTGGGCCGTGAGCCCATGGGGCCGGCGCAGTTCGCGCAGGTGTATTCACCGGTGTGCGATGCCTTCATCACGGACACTTTCGACCCCTCCACCGGGGCCAGCGGGGCGACGGGCCAGGTCCACGACTGGTCCGTGAGCGCGGAGCTGATCCAGCGCAGTTCGCGTCCGGTTATTCTGGCCGGTGGCCTGAATCCGGCCAATGTGCGGGCGGCTATCAAAACCGTGCGTCCGGCCGCCGTGGACGTGCATACCGGGGTGGAAGCGCCGGACGGCTCCAAGGTTTCGGAACTGGTGCGTGCCTTTGTGCGCGAAGCCCGCGCCGGATTTGTCGAGGCGGCCGGATCCTGA
- a CDS encoding NADH-dependent flavin oxidoreductase, which produces MTADIFAPFTLGAYTLRNRLGVAPMTRMSAGREAIPRQDVLDFLVRRAQNGAALVFTEAIVTDYESAQGYPGQARLLTQPQIEAWKAVTEAIRANGAVSIMQMFHCGRMAWPEINPAGRSIAPSPVTPKQVNPLTGEPYPVPDAMSHFDIAHVVSGFVETAKGAVAAGFDGVEIHGAHGYLINQFLSSYSNHRTDEYGGTMANRFRFARMIIRAVRDVLPKDTLLTFRVSNWGIADMDVSLCKDAREWEELIDLIDSEPIDALSLSTYDFKGKAFGTEQTMSGLTRSRTTKPLMICGKIHDRRTAQEALAEADIVLSGKSILLNPNFVEDVRQGKELPLYSSAEANVAYTSEPLP; this is translated from the coding sequence ATGACTGCGGATATCTTCGCACCCTTCACGCTCGGCGCATACACATTGCGGAACCGTCTTGGCGTGGCGCCCATGACCCGCATGTCCGCAGGCAGGGAAGCCATTCCGCGCCAGGACGTCCTGGATTTTCTGGTCCGGCGGGCCCAAAACGGCGCGGCCCTGGTTTTCACCGAGGCCATCGTTACGGACTACGAGAGCGCCCAGGGGTATCCTGGCCAGGCCAGATTGCTGACCCAGCCCCAGATCGAAGCCTGGAAAGCCGTCACCGAGGCCATACGCGCAAACGGGGCCGTCTCCATCATGCAGATGTTTCACTGCGGACGCATGGCCTGGCCGGAAATCAATCCCGCCGGCCGTTCCATCGCGCCCAGTCCCGTCACGCCCAAGCAGGTCAATCCGCTCACCGGCGAGCCCTACCCCGTGCCCGACGCCATGAGTCATTTCGACATCGCCCATGTCGTCAGCGGATTCGTGGAAACAGCCAAGGGGGCAGTGGCCGCCGGATTTGACGGAGTGGAGATCCACGGCGCCCACGGCTACCTGATCAACCAGTTCCTCTCCAGCTATTCAAACCATCGCACCGATGAATACGGCGGCACAATGGCCAACCGTTTCCGCTTCGCGCGGATGATCATCCGCGCCGTGCGCGATGTTCTGCCCAAAGACACGCTGCTCACATTTCGCGTTTCCAACTGGGGCATTGCGGACATGGACGTATCCCTGTGCAAGGACGCCCGAGAGTGGGAAGAGCTTATCGACCTCATCGATTCCGAGCCCATCGACGCCCTGTCCCTCTCAACCTACGATTTCAAGGGCAAGGCTTTTGGCACGGAGCAGACCATGAGCGGCCTGACACGCTCCCGGACCACCAAGCCGCTCATGATCTGCGGCAAGATCCACGACCGCAGGACAGCGCAGGAAGCGCTTGCCGAGGCGGACATTGTCCTGTCCGGCAAGTCCATCCTGCTCAACCCGAACTTCGTGGAGGATGTGCGCCAGGGCAAGGAATTGCCGCTGTATTCCTCCGCAGAGGCAAATGTGGCCTACACCTCCGAACCCCTGCCTTAA
- a CDS encoding PAS domain S-box protein translates to MHLMNPEHIQLLDALSQGAVILRDCRIAHANLCFATICNAGRETLRERSFCDFVIPKHRDRVEKYLLGIPDEPSCSQKTVEFTLQDANGIESVVEMQAKKISYLGLPALLCSLTDITQKTRTSQKLKRILDSIPEVIMAFDREHSRIESANSATEGIYGLPADQFVGNIFHPIDLVFPEDSAKVQAFYAGLIENETDRIEYRIVHANGDIRWVRDEGEVIYKEQGLGRIQQVYHFIKDITDRKNDEEKLRVNEQKYRRIFQYSTDPIFVAMPDGSFVDINQAAISLFGYENREHALKGNVVDHFTDEKERKAIMTAIIQDGSITDHPTRLKTLSGETVDVVVTGGCRKNRNSGLLESYQIILHDMRALIERTELETYRRTMGGLSDRLNNIAQAQAMQYGLMSDYIEALKSTADGSRKEQLLARLLDKVSDSERSLEDLRVLGEKIRKIYHAPEPPIPVPDGTGGILFDLK, encoded by the coding sequence ATGCACCTCATGAACCCTGAACACATCCAACTGCTCGACGCCCTGAGCCAGGGCGCAGTGATTTTGCGCGACTGCAGGATTGCCCACGCCAATCTCTGTTTTGCCACGATCTGCAACGCTGGCCGAGAGACTCTGCGCGAAAGATCCTTTTGCGATTTCGTCATCCCCAAGCACCGCGACCGGGTCGAGAAATACCTGCTTGGAATCCCGGACGAACCGAGCTGCTCGCAAAAAACGGTCGAATTCACCCTGCAGGATGCAAACGGAATCGAGTCGGTTGTCGAAATGCAGGCCAAAAAGATCAGCTACCTGGGCCTGCCTGCGCTGCTCTGCTCCCTGACCGACATCACCCAGAAGACGAGGACCAGCCAAAAACTCAAGCGCATTCTTGATTCCATCCCGGAAGTGATCATGGCCTTCGACCGCGAACATTCACGCATAGAGTCGGCCAATAGCGCCACAGAGGGAATCTACGGGCTTCCGGCGGACCAGTTTGTCGGCAACATCTTTCACCCCATCGACCTGGTCTTCCCCGAGGACAGCGCAAAGGTTCAGGCCTTCTACGCAGGGCTCATCGAAAACGAGACCGACCGCATCGAGTACCGCATCGTCCACGCCAACGGCGATATCCGCTGGGTGCGGGACGAGGGCGAAGTCATCTACAAGGAGCAGGGCCTGGGCAGAATCCAGCAGGTCTACCACTTCATCAAGGACATCACGGATCGCAAGAACGACGAGGAAAAGCTGCGCGTCAACGAACAGAAGTACCGACGCATCTTTCAGTACTCCACCGACCCCATCTTCGTGGCCATGCCGGATGGAAGCTTCGTGGACATAAACCAGGCCGCCATCTCGCTCTTCGGGTATGAAAATCGCGAGCATGCCCTGAAGGGCAACGTCGTCGACCATTTCACGGACGAAAAGGAACGAAAGGCCATCATGACCGCCATCATCCAGGACGGCAGCATCACCGACCACCCGACCCGGCTCAAAACCCTGTCTGGAGAGACCGTGGATGTCGTCGTGACCGGAGGCTGCAGGAAAAACCGCAACTCGGGACTCCTGGAAAGCTACCAAATCATCCTGCACGACATGCGCGCCCTGATCGAGCGCACGGAGCTGGAAACCTACCGCCGGACCATGGGCGGCCTCTCGGACCGCCTGAACAACATCGCGCAGGCCCAGGCCATGCAGTACGGGCTGATGTCGGATTATATCGAAGCCTTGAAATCCACTGCGGACGGCTCGCGCAAGGAACAGCTGCTCGCGCGTCTGCTGGACAAGGTCAGCGATTCAGAGCGGTCCCTGGAAGACCTGCGCGTGCTCGGCGAAAAAATTCGCAAGATCTACCATGCGCCGGAACCGCCGATACCGGTTCCGGACGGGACCGGCGGCATTCTCTTCGACCTCAAGTAG
- a CDS encoding cysteine hydrolase family protein, giving the protein MKKSMLVFVLTALVCICAAPALAGTIVEDWNAVQPPAPVELKAVTVSPENTAFLVLDIEERTCNMQARPRCVESAPRIGAFLAKARAAGMPVVHSLTSKGTPDTILPEAKPLPAEPIVQSSVDKFFNTELAVILKKLNVENVIIVGTTAEGAVLHTATGASMRGMNVIVPVDGMSAGTLYAEQYTAWHLLNAPGTRARASLTRLDMIDITSK; this is encoded by the coding sequence ATGAAAAAATCAATGCTTGTGTTTGTTTTGACAGCACTTGTATGCATATGCGCAGCACCGGCCCTAGCCGGGACCATTGTCGAAGACTGGAACGCAGTGCAGCCCCCGGCGCCCGTGGAACTCAAAGCCGTGACGGTCAGTCCGGAGAATACGGCCTTTCTTGTGCTCGACATCGAAGAACGGACCTGCAACATGCAGGCGCGGCCACGCTGCGTGGAGTCCGCGCCCCGCATCGGCGCCTTCCTGGCCAAAGCCAGGGCTGCGGGAATGCCCGTGGTGCACAGCCTGACCAGCAAGGGCACGCCTGACACCATTCTCCCCGAGGCCAAACCCCTGCCCGCAGAGCCCATTGTCCAGTCCTCCGTGGACAAGTTCTTCAACACCGAACTTGCGGTGATCCTGAAAAAACTGAACGTGGAGAACGTCATCATTGTCGGCACCACTGCCGAAGGCGCGGTCCTGCATACCGCCACAGGCGCGTCCATGCGGGGCATGAACGTCATCGTGCCCGTGGACGGCATGTCGGCAGGCACCCTCTATGCCGAGCAGTACACGGCCTGGCATCTGCTGAACGCCCCCGGCACGCGAGCCCGGGCCAGTCTGACCAGGCTGGACATGATCGACATCACTTCGAAATAA
- a CDS encoding PaaI family thioesterase produces the protein MDIRHVIEQEIPYDRFLGLLVEEIRPGYARLRMPYRPEFIGDPRRPALHGGLISMLVDTCGGSAVWAACSVRDRVATIDMRVDYLRPADPADLIAIGEVKLLGNRVGNATVQIFSANNPDVVIAEGRAVYNIRKAGAKAPDNVCIPISNP, from the coding sequence ATGGATATCCGTCACGTCATCGAGCAGGAAATTCCTTACGACCGTTTTCTGGGTCTCCTGGTGGAAGAAATCCGCCCTGGCTATGCCCGGCTGCGCATGCCCTATCGCCCGGAGTTCATTGGCGACCCGCGCCGCCCGGCACTGCATGGCGGCCTCATCTCCATGCTCGTGGACACCTGTGGCGGCTCGGCCGTGTGGGCGGCCTGCTCGGTGCGGGACCGGGTGGCGACCATCGACATGCGCGTGGACTACCTGCGTCCGGCCGACCCGGCGGACCTCATCGCCATCGGCGAGGTCAAACTGCTGGGCAACAGGGTCGGCAACGCCACCGTGCAAATTTTTTCCGCGAATAATCCGGATGTGGTCATTGCCGAAGGCCGGGCCGTGTATAATATTCGAAAGGCAGGAGCAAAAGCTCCGGACAACGTGTGCATCCCGATCAGCAATCCATGA
- the minC gene encoding septum site-determining protein MinC: MPSFEIKGKVAPCTLFRPLTVDLAELSGDVEERLGQTPEFFRNMAVIVDLSALGEMRNGLDLSGLVRMLREQGMMPVGIQGGNEFHERLAPNLHLGVFPENRPAPSRVSNGGPNAPVSDAAAMIVDKPVRSGQQIYAKGRDLVVLAPVGQGSEVIADGNIHIYAPLRGRALAGVMGFEGARIFCKELRAELISVAGLYRVSEDLPENLHGVSAQIRLSGRQLLIESL; this comes from the coding sequence GTGCCGTCCTTTGAAATCAAAGGTAAAGTCGCTCCATGCACGCTGTTTAGGCCGCTGACGGTCGATCTGGCCGAGCTGAGCGGTGATGTTGAGGAGCGTCTGGGGCAGACTCCCGAATTTTTTCGCAACATGGCTGTCATTGTGGATCTTTCCGCTTTGGGCGAGATGCGCAACGGGCTGGATTTGAGCGGGCTGGTGCGCATGCTGCGGGAGCAGGGCATGATGCCCGTGGGCATCCAGGGCGGAAACGAATTTCATGAGCGTCTGGCCCCCAATCTTCACTTGGGCGTCTTTCCGGAGAACAGGCCTGCTCCGAGCCGGGTTTCGAATGGCGGGCCGAATGCTCCGGTCTCCGACGCCGCGGCCATGATTGTGGATAAGCCCGTGCGATCCGGACAGCAGATTTATGCCAAGGGCCGCGATCTTGTGGTGCTGGCTCCCGTGGGACAGGGCTCCGAGGTCATCGCCGACGGCAATATCCATATCTACGCGCCGCTGCGTGGGCGGGCCCTGGCCGGAGTCATGGGCTTCGAAGGGGCGCGGATCTTTTGCAAAGAATTGCGGGCGGAGCTGATCTCTGTTGCCGGGCTGTACCGGGTCAGCGAGGATCTGCCCGAAAACCTGCATGGCGTTTCGGCTCAGATCCGGTTGAGCGGACGCCAGCTTTTGATTGAATCACTTTGA
- the minD gene encoding septum site-determining protein MinD: protein MGKIIVVTSGKGGVGKTTSSASLATGLARRGMQVAVLDFDVGLRNLDLIMGCERRVVYDFINVIQGDATLHQAMIRDKRVENLFILPASQTKDKDALRMDGVEKVLDELSARFDFVICDSPAGIEHGALMAMHFADEAVVVTNPEVSSVRDSDRVLGLLQSKTRKAKNGGNIREHLLLTRYDPERVARGEMLSVTDVEEILAIPLLGVIPESKFVLAASNSGEPVILDNVSDAGQAYEDAVSRLLGETLPHRFINPAKKGFFSRIFGG from the coding sequence GTGGGTAAAATTATTGTTGTTACTTCGGGCAAGGGCGGGGTCGGCAAGACCACTTCCAGCGCTTCCCTGGCCACGGGCCTGGCCCGCAGGGGCATGCAGGTCGCGGTGCTTGATTTCGACGTGGGCCTGCGCAACCTCGACCTGATCATGGGGTGCGAGCGTCGGGTGGTCTACGATTTCATCAACGTCATCCAGGGCGATGCGACCCTGCATCAGGCCATGATCCGCGACAAGCGGGTCGAAAATCTTTTCATACTTCCCGCGTCCCAGACCAAGGACAAGGACGCCCTGCGTATGGACGGCGTGGAGAAGGTGTTGGACGAGCTTTCCGCCCGGTTCGACTTCGTCATCTGCGATTCCCCGGCCGGCATCGAGCACGGGGCGCTCATGGCCATGCATTTCGCTGACGAGGCCGTGGTCGTGACCAACCCGGAGGTGTCTTCGGTGCGTGATTCCGACCGGGTGCTCGGGCTGCTCCAGAGCAAAACCAGAAAGGCCAAGAACGGCGGGAACATCAGGGAACATCTGCTCCTGACCCGCTATGATCCCGAGCGGGTCGCGCGGGGTGAGATGCTGAGCGTGACGGATGTGGAGGAGATTCTGGCCATCCCGCTTCTGGGAGTGATCCCGGAGTCCAAGTTCGTGCTGGCCGCCTCCAATTCCGGGGAACCGGTCATTCTCGACAACGTCAGCGACGCGGGTCAGGCCTACGAGGATGCCGTTTCCAGGCTGCTGGGCGAGACCCTGCCCCACCGGTTCATCAATCCGGCCAAGAAGGGCTTTTTTTCCAGGATATTTGGAGGCTGA
- the minE gene encoding cell division topological specificity factor MinE produces MGIFSYFRTKKNTAEVAKNRLQIIVAHERAQNGGYEFLPRLRQELLLVVQKYVHVELDNIRVDVNRDGDCEVLEFNVTLPDNKR; encoded by the coding sequence ATGGGAATCTTCAGTTATTTTCGTACCAAGAAAAACACTGCCGAGGTTGCCAAGAATCGCTTGCAGATCATCGTGGCCCACGAGCGGGCGCAGAACGGCGGGTACGAGTTTCTGCCCCGGCTGCGTCAGGAGCTTCTGCTCGTGGTCCAGAAATACGTGCATGTGGAACTCGACAACATCCGCGTGGACGTGAACCGGGACGGCGACTGCGAGGTGCTGGAATTCAACGTGACCCTGCCCGACAATAAACGCTAA
- a CDS encoding GNAT family N-acetyltransferase: MASERTSRPEVTVREMELDDLAPVYHLGERLFTCDLYPFLYRTWDEWEVVGHYNTDPEFSLVAEVGDALAGFIIGTLISKASWTYGYIVWLGVDRAFHSTGVAQKLYDKLVERMVEAGARYLIADTDPSNTAALKFFGKKGFKEEREHVVLSLNLSRNERYRAVLEKHGNGHGEADLKKSKRSSAALKKGKEKPLCGATILEPEL, translated from the coding sequence ATGGCATCAGAACGCACCTCCCGCCCCGAAGTCACTGTTCGCGAGATGGAATTGGACGACCTCGCCCCTGTCTATCACCTTGGCGAGCGGCTTTTCACCTGTGACCTGTACCCTTTTCTGTACCGCACCTGGGACGAATGGGAGGTGGTCGGCCACTACAACACGGACCCGGAGTTCAGCCTGGTGGCCGAGGTCGGCGACGCTCTGGCCGGGTTCATCATCGGCACGCTCATCAGCAAGGCGTCCTGGACCTACGGCTATATCGTCTGGCTGGGGGTGGACCGGGCCTTTCATTCCACCGGCGTGGCGCAAAAGCTTTATGACAAGCTGGTGGAGCGCATGGTCGAGGCCGGGGCGCGCTATCTCATTGCCGACACCGACCCGAGCAACACGGCGGCGCTCAAGTTTTTCGGCAAGAAGGGTTTCAAGGAAGAGCGCGAGCATGTGGTTCTGTCTTTGAATTTGAGCCGCAACGAGCGCTACCGAGCCGTCCTGGAAAAGCACGGCAACGGGCATGGCGAAGCCGATCTCAAAAAATCCAAACGCTCCAGCGCGGCACTCAAAAAGGGAAAGGAAAAGCCCCTCTGCGGCGCCACCATCCTGGAACCTGAGCTCTAA
- the mutM gene encoding bifunctional DNA-formamidopyrimidine glycosylase/DNA-(apurinic or apyrimidinic site) lyase, which yields MPELPEVETIARGLHTLVKGRSIREILHFTPSVLRAGNPDSLPGRTITHVSRRAKLLLVHLDQEECLAFHLKMTGRVWIASPDQDLPKHTHLVCELKGRDRLIFEDTRRFGFFGIFDQQDLAAWNFYQSLGPEPLESTTEELAQRLGARRAGVKSLLLNQTVLAGIGNIYADESLFAARIHPASLAANIPLAKRIQLCSELQRILLEAIAAGGSTISDYRNAYGKSGIFQDSFEVYGKKGQPCPACGRALKAEQIAGRTSTHCPRCQKLY from the coding sequence ATGCCCGAACTGCCCGAAGTCGAAACCATCGCCCGCGGCCTGCACACCCTGGTCAAGGGACGCAGTATCCGCGAAATTCTCCATTTTACGCCAAGCGTTCTGCGGGCCGGGAACCCAGACTCCCTGCCGGGCAGAACCATCACCCATGTCTCGCGCCGGGCCAAGCTCCTCCTGGTCCATCTGGACCAGGAGGAATGTCTGGCCTTCCATCTCAAAATGACCGGACGGGTCTGGATCGCAAGCCCGGACCAGGACCTGCCCAAACACACGCATCTGGTCTGCGAGCTTAAAGGCAGGGACCGCTTGATCTTCGAGGACACGCGGCGCTTCGGATTCTTCGGAATATTTGACCAGCAAGACCTTGCGGCCTGGAATTTTTACCAAAGTCTCGGCCCCGAGCCTCTGGAAAGCACGACCGAGGAGCTGGCACAGCGCCTCGGCGCGCGCCGCGCCGGAGTGAAGAGCCTGCTTCTGAACCAGACGGTCTTGGCCGGAATCGGCAACATCTACGCCGACGAATCCCTCTTCGCGGCCCGCATCCATCCGGCCAGCCTGGCCGCGAACATACCTCTTGCAAAACGCATCCAGCTCTGCTCGGAACTGCAACGCATCCTGCTCGAAGCCATCGCCGCCGGCGGCAGCACCATCAGCGACTACCGCAACGCCTACGGCAAAAGCGGCATCTTCCAGGACAGTTTCGAGGTCTACGGCAAAAAGGGCCAGCCCTGCCCCGCCTGCGGCAGGGCGCTGAAGGCAGAGCAGATCGCGGGAAGGACGTCGACGCATTGTCCGCGTTGCCAGAAATTGTATTAG
- a CDS encoding ChaN family lipoprotein, producing MSRLILPLLLALLAGCAKPATVTSPWVSPPPGSFLSASTEPLSDAEVVRQASRADFILMGESHTNPCDHAVQTRLIEALAQSGQRFSIGLEMLPMTSQSVLDGFNARRITAGEMGEEVGWEKLWGYSYALYKPVFELAEKFDLPVIALNIPRQTLVTFRDKGNMGLNEADRNALPRRIIPASPAQKAALEMQVGLHQSMRTPAAAPKDTPAADAKTPGVMPGKPPSMDEMAEKFYLVQALWDSMMAEQALAWKEKLARPMLILAGSGHVEHGWGIEYRLRTLDPKASCLSVMPVRDEADFKEQTDAAQRPLPADQVYFHCAAQHKSRLGMNILFEEKAMRVESVEPGSKADIAGLMAGDILLKGGDRDLKEAMDLHFAAMAASRQNKPLELTVQRAGQTINLFIPLASPQD from the coding sequence ATGAGCCGCCTCATCCTGCCTTTGCTTCTGGCACTACTTGCCGGATGCGCAAAACCGGCGACGGTGACATCCCCATGGGTGTCCCCGCCGCCGGGATCCTTTCTTTCGGCCTCGACCGAGCCCCTGTCCGACGCCGAAGTCGTGAGGCAGGCCAGCCGCGCCGATTTCATCCTCATGGGTGAGAGCCACACCAACCCCTGCGACCACGCCGTCCAGACGCGCCTCATCGAAGCCTTGGCACAAAGCGGACAGCGCTTCTCCATCGGCCTTGAGATGCTCCCGATGACGAGCCAGTCCGTGCTGGACGGATTCAACGCGCGGCGCATCACTGCCGGCGAGATGGGCGAAGAAGTGGGCTGGGAAAAACTCTGGGGCTACTCCTACGCCCTGTACAAACCTGTTTTCGAGCTGGCTGAAAAATTCGACCTGCCCGTGATTGCCCTGAACATCCCGAGACAAACGCTGGTCACATTCCGCGACAAGGGCAACATGGGCCTTAACGAAGCCGACAGGAACGCCCTGCCGCGCCGGATCATTCCGGCCAGTCCGGCCCAAAAGGCGGCCCTTGAAATGCAGGTCGGGCTGCACCAAAGCATGCGCACGCCCGCAGCCGCGCCCAAAGATACTCCTGCCGCAGACGCCAAGACTCCCGGAGTCATGCCCGGCAAGCCCCCCTCCATGGATGAAATGGCTGAAAAGTTCTATCTCGTGCAGGCCCTGTGGGATTCCATGATGGCCGAACAGGCCCTGGCCTGGAAAGAAAAACTGGCCCGGCCCATGCTGATCCTGGCCGGAAGCGGACACGTGGAACACGGCTGGGGCATCGAATACCGGCTGCGCACCTTGGACCCGAAAGCCTCCTGTCTCTCCGTCATGCCCGTCCGCGACGAGGCGGACTTCAAGGAGCAAACGGACGCGGCCCAGCGCCCCCTGCCTGCGGATCAGGTCTATTTCCACTGCGCCGCACAGCATAAGAGCCGCCTCGGCATGAACATCCTTTTCGAGGAAAAGGCCATGCGCGTGGAAAGCGTGGAACCCGGCTCCAAGGCCGACATTGCAGGACTGATGGCGGGAGACATACTGCTCAAGGGCGGGGACAGGGATCTCAAGGAAGCCATGGACCTGCACTTCGCGGCCATGGCCGCCTCCCGTCAAAACAAGCCGCTGGAACTCACCGTCCAGCGGGCCGGCCAGACCATAAACCTGTTCATCCCCCTGGCCTCCCCTCAAGACTGA